One Setaria italica strain Yugu1 chromosome II, Setaria_italica_v2.0, whole genome shotgun sequence DNA segment encodes these proteins:
- the LOC101770479 gene encoding probable LRR receptor-like serine/threonine-protein kinase At1g07650 isoform X3, whose protein sequence is MANRLSGQFPMVLTKITSLTNLSIEGNEFHGPIPPEIGGLIRMEKLILSVNEFTGPLPTALSLFSNLTDLRISSTNFSGRLPDFGGKLKRLEKLQIGGSLLEGPIPSSLSELTNLSDLRISDLRGSGSAFPDLSVMKSMRTLVLRKCSISGSIPSYIGSWTTLKHLDLSFNKLSGEIPPSFANLRGVDYIYLTGNSLSGNIPGWLLRRNKITDISFNNFTMGSSGPNQCLQGSVNLVESYSPEMDSLNSVQPCLKRNFPCVASNGQYQYSLHINCGDKEAIINGTKYEADTTPKGASLLYVSPGSNWAFSSTGNFMDDNITDDNFIATSISKLVMPNSELYTKARLSPLSLTYYGLCMFSGSYTVNLHFAEIVFTNDSTYCSLGKRRFNVFIQGRMVLENFNIEQPSGADGKPVIKTFQTYVTNHTLEIQFYWAGRGTTGIPYRGSYGPLISAITVTPNFQIPLAVEPPKTRDSKRSSRVSIALVIGIPVIAIFTALIVGIYCIKKRRKSLMHKELRALDLQIGSFTLRQIKAATRNFDAANKIGEGGFGSVYKGLLSDGTIIAVKQLSSRSKQGNREFVNEIGMISALQHPNLVKLYGCCTEGNQLSLVYEYMENNCLARALFVEQYRLRLDWPTRHKICLGIARGLAYLHEESAIRIVHRDIKASNILLDKDLNAKISDFGLAKLNEDDHTHISTKVAGTIGYMAPEYAMRGYLTDKADVYSFGVVALEVVSGKSNTNYRPKEDFVYLLDWACVLHERGALLELVDSDLGSNYSTEEALLMLNVALLCTTAAPTLRPKMSKVVSLLEGHTPLQPLLSDLSLAASSLSSSGVRRNFWQNLSESQSLTAEASCNDTNESSAIDTDGSLRPLVSQM, encoded by the exons ACCT GAGCATTGAAGGCAATGAATTCCATGGGCCAATCCCTCCTGAAATTGGAGGTCTCATTCGAATGGAGAAGCT AATATTATCAGTCAATGAGTTCACTGGGCCCCTTCCAACTGCTCTTTCATTGTTCAGTAATTTAACAGACTT GAGGATTTCTAGCACTAATTTTTCTGGAAGGCTGCCTGATTTTGGGGGCAAATTGAAAAGACTTGAAAAATT GCAAATTGGAGGATCTTTGTTGGAAGGGCCTATTCCCTCAAGTCTATCTGAATTGACAAACCTTTCTGATCT GAGGATTAGTGATCTGAGAGGTAGTGGATCAGCTTTCCCCGATTTAAGTGTAATGAAATCCATGAGAACATT GGTACTTAGGAAATGTTCCATCAGTGGAAGCATCCCATCTTACATTGGCTCGTGGACAACTCTTAAGCATCT GGATCTGAGCTTTAATAAACTTAGTGGAGAAATACCACCTTCTTTTGCTAACTTGCGAGGTGTAGATTACAT ATATCTAACGGGAAATTCACTCTCTGGGAATATACCTGGATGGTTATTGAGAAGAAACAAGATCAC GGACATATCTTTTAATAACTTCACAATGGGGAGTTCAGGACCTAATCAATGCCTTCAAGGAAGTGT CAATCTGGTGGAGAGCTATTCACCTGAAATGGACAGTCT AAATAGTGTTCAGCCATGCTTAAAGAGGAATTTCCCATGTGTTGCTTCGAATGGACAAT ATCAATATTCACTGCATATCAATTGTGGTGATAAAGAAGCAATTATTAACGGAACCAAATACGAAGCGGACACAACACCAAAAGGTGCTTCATTGCTGTATGTAAGCCCAGGGTCAAACTGGGCATTTAGCAGCACTGGGAACTTTATGGATGACAACATCACTGACGACAACTTCATTGCAACAAGCATATCAAAATTGGTCATGCCCAATTCAGAGTTGTACACCAAAGCCCGTCTTTCTCCTCTTTCGCTCACATATTATGGGCTTTGCATGTTCAGCGGGAGCTACACGGTTAATCTCCACTTTGCTGAAATTGTTTTCACAAATGACAGCACATATTGTAGCCTTGGCAAAAGAAGATTCAACGTGTTCATACAG GGAAGAATGGTGCTCGAGAATTTCAATATTGAACAGCCCTCTGGTGCGGATGGAAAGCCAGTTATCAAGACTTTCCAAACATACGTCACAAATCATACTCTAGAGATTCAGTTCTATTGGGCAGGAAGGGGGACAACAGGCATTCCATATAGAGGTTCTTACGGTCCACTGATATCTGCAATAACAGTAACTCCAA ATTTCCAGATTCCGTTGGCTGTTGAACCTCCCAAAACTCGAGATAGCAAAAGGAGTTCAAGGGTATCCATTGCTTTAGTGATTGGAATCCCTGTTATAGCAATATTCACTGCTCTGATTGTTGGCATTTATTGTATTAAGAAGCGAAGAAAGAGTTTGATGCATAAAG AACTCAGAGCTCTTGACCTGCAAATTGGCTCCTTCACTTTGCGTCAAATCAAAGCGGCAACTAGGAACTTCGATGCAGCTAACAAGATTGGTGAAGGTGGTTTTGGTTCAGTTTACAAG GGTTTATTATCTGATGGCACCATCATTGCTGTCAAGCAGTTATCATCAAGGTCTAAACAAGGGAATCGGGAATTCGTGAATGAGATAGGCATGATATCTGCACTCCAGCATCCTAACCTTGTCAAACTTTACGGTTGCTGTACAGAAGGAAACCAGCTCTCACTAGTTTACGAGTATATGGAAAACAATTGCCTTGCACGAGCTCTTTTCG TTGAACAATACAGACTGAGACTGGATTGGCCAACAAGACACAAGATTTGCCTTGGGATAGCAAGAGGTCTAGCATATCTGCATGAGGAGTCCGCAATAAGGATTGTGCACCGAGATATCAAGGCCAGCAACATACTGCTTGACAAAGATTTGAATGCTAAGATCTCAGATTTTGGGCTAGCAAAACTTAATGAAGATGATCACACCCACATAAGCACAAAAGTAGCTGGAACAAT CGGATACATGGCTCCTGAGTATGCTATGCGTGGTTATTTAACAGATAAAGCTGATGTATACAGTTTTGGTGTTGTTGCCTTGGAAGTTGTCAGTGGAAAAAGTAACACAAACTACAGGCCAAAGGAAGACTTTGTTTATCTTCTAGATTGG GCTTGTGTTCTACATGAGAGAGGAGCTCTTCTAGAATTGGTAGATTCAGATCTAGGATCCAATTACTCAACAGAAGAGGCACTCCTGATGTTGAATGTTGCCCTGCTATGCACAACTGCAGCACCTACACTCAGACCAAAGATGTCGAAAGTTGTTAGCCTGCTTGAGGGCCACACCCCTCTTCAGCCCTTGCTGTCAGACCTCAGCCTTGCAGCAAGTAGCCTGAGCTCAAGTGGTGTACGCCGGAACTTCTGGCAAAACCTAAGTGAGAGCCAGAGCCTGACAGCAGAAGCTTCGTGCAATGACACTAATGAATCATCAGCCATAGATACAGATGGTAGCCTGAGACCATTGGTGAGTCAGATGTAG